In the genome of Hyphomicrobium sp. ghe19, the window GTCGAACACCAGAACGTAGTCCGCTGCGGCATCGATCAGTGTCGCGCAGCCCGCGACGGCCAAGTGCGCTTCGAGTTCCGGCGTCAGTATCTCGATGTCGAGATCGAAGATGTCTTTGACCTTATTGACGAAGGCGGGTCCGTTGTCGGCAACCCGGCAGGCCTGCGTCGCGACAAGGCGTGTCCGCGAAACATGATGACGTTGCAATTTGCCGGCACAGATCTTCAGCGCCTCCAGCGTGCGGTTCATCGCCAGCTCGGAAAGACGACCCGTCTGGCTGACGCCTTCGCCGAGACGAATAATGCGCGAGAAAGCGTCCACCACACGAAAGCCGCGCCGCGACGGGCGCGCGACAAGCAGGCGGCAATTATTGGTGCCGAGATCGAGCGCGCCGTAGATCTGTTCGCCGGGATGATCGGGTCCGACCCCGAACGCCCGCTCATCGAAGCTCTGGCGCTGCCACTCGTTCGGGCTGTCGCGCCATGGCGACGACGCCAACCGGTTCGACAACACGCCCCCCGGCCCCGCACGGTTTCTCTGGCGAAATTGGCGCTCGCCGCCGTTGATGACGCGCGTCACCGGCACTATCTTTTCGTGCCCTGGGGCAATGCCGACGTCGTCGTCAGAGCTGTCTGGGGGTCCTGCGCCGTCAGACCGGTCAGGACCTGAGTGTTCAGGCTTCAACGTCGTTCTCCAGGACCTGGTATAGCATCGGCTTGCCGCGGTGCAGCCGAGCTCGTCAGGCCGTTTAATCTGGACCTCTGTTGAGGCGAGTGTAGCAGGTCGCGCCCCGCCGTAAAGCTCTGGCGGGGCATTGCTTAACGATGCGAAGCAAACGGAGCGTATGTTGGCTGAACCGGCCGCGTTTTATCGATGCTGAGGCGAAAGAGATTTCTGCTCGCTCTATTCGCCGCGGCGGGACTTTTCCGAGTTGCTTCGCCGACCTTGGCGGACAGCCTCGGCAATGATGAAATCGCTTCTCGTCTGCGATCGGCGTATCCCGCATTCGTCTCGGGCGTCGAAGGAAATGAGGTCGTCTTCAAAGACGGCTCGAGACTTCCACTTTCTGACGGCCGGGACAAACCGTTCGACGCGTGGCTCGCCAATCCCGATATCCGAGGCATGTTCCGATTTATGTATCCGCGCGGCGCACCGGCTCTTCCTCCCGCCCGCGACTTCGATCCCGGCCGCGCACGCAATGCGCAGTTCTTTTCGAAGATCTATGGCGACTGTCGAAAGCCGGAATTCCGTTCATCGCTGACGACGATCACGTGGCTCCCTTCGAAGGCCGCGCAACATATCCAGATTTCCCGGTTGAACGGCGTCGCGGAACATCTCAGCGCGGTCAGCCGCGAGCTTGATGCTCTTCCGGCGAAATTCGATGTGTTTCTCGTTCCCGCCGCCGGAGGCTACGTGTGCCGGCCGATCGCGGGGACCGAACGGCGCTCGGGTCACGGCTATGGCATCGCGATCGATATAGCGACGAGACGCTCTCACTACTGGCGGTGGGCAAGTGGTGGTCCCGGCAGTAGCCGCTACCGGAACGACATTCCGATGGAGATCGTCGACATCTTCGAGAAGCACGGGTTCATCTGGGGCGGCCGGTGGTTCCATTACGATACGATGCACTTCGAATACCGGCCGGAGCTGCTGCCGCCACGAAAGTAGCTCCGGCTGCACCTGCAGCACTCCGGCGAGGCGCGGTTTTCCACTGCTGAAAAGTTGGCGCTCAAACCGTCGCCGCCACCATCGCCCACCAAATTGCGGGCTTTGGCGCCGATCGATCGCTCTCGATCTTTAAAAGACGGCCCCGCGACCGGAAGACCATGGATGGCGAGCTTGCAGACATCGGAGGCTGCTGCTATGACCCGCGCTCCGGCGGCCAATGTGCCGTCCGATCCCGGCTTTGGGGGATCGTCTAATGGTAGGACTGCAGACTCTGACTCTGCCTGTCTAGGTTCGAATCCTAGTCCCCCAGCCAGCTATTAAGTTATTGATATCGCTGCATATTATTCGATTTCCGCAGCTAGGATTTCGTCGCAAAATCCGCGCCTTGTCGACGGGCAATTTGGAGTCGTCTACGGTCGGCCGCGTCTCTGTGGACGTTACTAGGCTCCGAGCCCTATTTATCTCTGTCGGCCTTTTTCGGCCGGTCAGACTCGCATCGCTTTAGGGCGTTGCCAACGCGCTACCGCGCCTCGAACCCGAGAACTGCGCGCTGAAACTGCCAGTCATGTGGCAGGTCTTTGCAAAGAGAGAGAAGGCGGGCCGGCGTCAGCTCCGGTGGATATTGTCCCGATACGAGCGCGCGGACGATGTCCGGCGCGAGATAAGTGACGCGCATGTGCGCCGACAGATAGTCTCGTTTGATGCCGAGCCGCTGGGCCATCGCGTCGATGGTCGCGTCCCGCCCGGTCATGAGCGCGTCGCGGGTCGCGTGCGCGTCGCGCAATAATGCAACCATCTGCCCGTCGGGCTTCTTGGCAATGCCGCCGCCGACTACCAAGCGAATCCCCTTCCCTGCTCGGCGCAGCTTCGCCTCGATGCGCAGTTCAAATGTTTCAGGCCCTGTAATCGCTGGCGAACTGAAAGTGTCACCCAGAAAGACAGATGCGATCTCCCTTCTCTTCAGTGACGTGATGACCTCATCATCATGGATCTCGACAGTCTCGATGACCGATCGCACAAGCTCTCGTACTTTGATCGACGGCACGCTCGTCCAGCCTTCTGCGAGTTGCATTGCCTTCGAAAGTACCGACCGAAGACTCGAGGCATCAAACTCGAAGCATGACAATGCGTCTCCAACATCCCGCTCCGAGGCAAAGAATGCGCGGAGCCGATCAAGGACCAGACCTTCAACATCGCCTGCGGGAAGGCGCCAGCCCTTTGCGTGATCCGAACGGGTGCCCGTGACCAACGACGTCGAGACATAGTAGCGATAGCGGCGGCCCTTCTTGACCGCATGCGTCGGCGTCATGCGCTGCCCGTTGCCGTCCGCGATCAATCTCGCAAACAGGCTGGGCTCTTCGGCATTCGTGCCAAGCACCCGCGCGTGCCGATTGGCAGACAGCTTCTCTTGGACGAGTCGCCAGACTTGGGCATCGATGATCGGCTCGTGCTGGCCAGGATAGATGTTGCCCTGATGCGCGATCTCGCCGCGATAGAGGTGGTTTTGCAGAAGCGTATAGAGGGCACCGCGTGATAAGCGGTTCCCGCCCGACAGGACACCGCCGGCGCCATCGCGACGCTTGCTGACGACACTAAGCCGAGCAAGTTCGTGCCCGAGCGCCCTGACCGATCCGAGTTCCGCGTAGCGCCGGAAGATCATGCGCACGGTCTCAGCCTCGATCTCGTTCACGATCAGCTTGCGATCCTTGGCGTCATAGCCCAACGGGACGTTGCCGCCCATCCACATGCCCTTGGCCTTGGATGCCGCGATCTTGTCGCGAATGCGCTCGCCGGCAATCTCACGTTCGAACTGAGCGAACGACAGAAGCATATTGAGCGTGAGCCGGCCCATGGACGTCGTGGTGTTGAACTGCTGTGTTACCGAGACGAACGAGGCGCCGTGTGCGTCGAACACATCGACGATCTTCGCAAAGTCAGCGAGCGACCGAGTCAGCCGGTCGACCTTATAGACAACGACGATTTGAACCTTGGCGGCTTGAATGTCGGCCAGCAGCCGTTGAAGCGCCGGTCGCTCCATGGTGCCACCCGAAAGCCCTCCGTCGTCGTAGAGATCGGGAAGGCACGCCCACCCGGCGTGCTTTTGGCTTAGAACGAAGGCAGCGCAGGCCTCCCGCTGCGCGTCGAGCGAGTTGAACTCCTTTTCAAGCCCCTCGTCAGAGGATTTGCGCGTGTAGATCGCACAATTCAGGCGTTTCATTTGGGGCGCCTGTCCAGACCGAAGAAGCGCGGACCGGACCAGTGCGCGCCAGTGATTTCCCGCGCGACAACCGACAGTGACCTATAGTGCTTGCCACGCCACTCGGCGCCGTCGGCATGGACGAGAACAGTATGCGTCTCTCCCTTCCACTCGCGTACAAGCCGCGTGCCCGACTTTACGATCGCTGGGGCTGCTTTGCGGGTAACGCCCTGATGCGCCTCCGGCACCGCACCACTTAACCTGCGAAGAACAGATTTGGAGAGGCCGCCGAGCGCTCTCTCCTGGATTTTATAGGTGATGCCGCGAAGCAGGAGACCGCGGGATAGGCTCTTCGGCGGCTGTATCCCATACAGCCGCCGCCATTCGCTACGCAGTTCGAAGTTGGTCAGGCGTTCGAGCTTCGTCAGCTCGGCCCCGATGTCGAGCGGTGTGCACCTCACGTCAGCGACCGCGTTTCGTTTCGATGCGATAGCGGCGAAACTCGCCATTGAGCTTCTTCGACGTCAGCGTGAAGCCGAGCTTCTTTTTGACGGTACCGGCAAGAAAGCCACGGACGCTATGTTGCTGCCAATCCGTTGCTGCCATCATTTCCGGAATCGTCGCGCCTTCGCGTCGGCTCAACAGCGTCAGAACGCGATCATGCTTTGTCACACGCACCGACTGCAGCGGGTCGTCCGCCGCTGTCGAGGGTGTGGTGGGTTGCGTTGACGACGATTTCTTTTGTGGCTTTGACTTGCTGATTTGAGACGACGGTGAGGGCGTGGCTCGTTTGGTATTGGCCGAGGCGCGCGTTTCAATAGCAGTCATGTTGGACTCCGAAGGTTACTGAGGCTCCCCAATGGCGCTCCCACCACCCAAAGCCCCGCAAATCGCGAGGTTGGCCCAACAGCCAGTCGCCAATTTCAACCGGCGTCTATGACCCCACCAATGCGTCCTTTGCGACGGAAGTCCAGGCTCGTTTTTCGCCATGTCCTCCGATGTCGAGATGTCGCTTAAATTGCTGTGTCAAAGTCACCGTAGCCGCGTCGAACCGGCGGCCCCGCGCTCGCAGCTTCAAACTTTCGATGACGTTCACGGTATTTTGCAGATGGTTCCTCACTCCTAAGAACTGCCGTTCTTCCGATAACAGCTGCCGGGCGTCGGTGTGTTTTGGGACGAGGGGCCTTGATAGTCGATCCAGGGCTTCTTTCCCGCTGGCAGACCGATTGAGGTAAAAAAGCCGTTCGCAATGAGACAATGGTTGCGCGGGGAGCGAGTGATCTCGGAGCGAGCAACGATGTGGCTCAACTCAAGGCCAATGAACACGATTGAAGAGCTCGGTTTGCTTGCGCGCGTATTCTGGATCCACGCCGTGCGCGAAGGCCAGCAATCCCTTAATATGATTGCGCAATCCGTATATAGTCGCATTCCCCTGGGCTTTGGCGTGCTTGGCCGGACCAAACTTCGGGTGCATTAGGTAGTGGAGGTGTTGGCGAATGCGCGCCTTAAATTCTCTCTGGAGCCGGGGCCGATCGCCGTCAACAAGCAATCCGAGCACAATCTTTCGGGCCCGAGGCGGGACGATCTGGGTTTTCGCGAGGTTCGGTGCGAAACCG includes:
- a CDS encoding Ppx/GppA phosphatase family protein, whose amino-acid sequence is MKPEHSGPDRSDGAGPPDSSDDDVGIAPGHEKIVPVTRVINGGERQFRQRNRAGPGGVLSNRLASSPWRDSPNEWQRQSFDERAFGVGPDHPGEQIYGALDLGTNNCRLLVARPSRRGFRVVDAFSRIIRLGEGVSQTGRLSELAMNRTLEALKICAGKLQRHHVSRTRLVATQACRVADNGPAFVNKVKDIFDLDIEILTPELEAHLAVAGCATLIDAAADYVLVFDIGGGSSEIIWLDMTRLGTRRDVLTGRSDVNDAIVAWESLPVGVVTLAEHYGGRDVTPGTFKAMSRAVTELLVPFEAKHRFSEQMAGKSIHFLGTSGTVTTIAGVKLGLERYDRKRVDGIWLNVPEIDDVTSTLLGQTYEERVMQPCIGRERADLVLAGCAILDAILKQWPAERLRVADRGLREGILMRLMMEDGVWRAGRRRRGRSKQSSGVK
- a CDS encoding M15 family metallopeptidase; the protein is MLRRKRFLLALFAAAGLFRVASPTLADSLGNDEIASRLRSAYPAFVSGVEGNEVVFKDGSRLPLSDGRDKPFDAWLANPDIRGMFRFMYPRGAPALPPARDFDPGRARNAQFFSKIYGDCRKPEFRSSLTTITWLPSKAAQHIQISRLNGVAEHLSAVSRELDALPAKFDVFLVPAAGGYVCRPIAGTERRSGHGYGIAIDIATRRSHYWRWASGGPGSSRYRNDIPMEIVDIFEKHGFIWGGRWFHYDTMHFEYRPELLPPRK
- a CDS encoding recombinase family protein translates to MKRLNCAIYTRKSSDEGLEKEFNSLDAQREACAAFVLSQKHAGWACLPDLYDDGGLSGGTMERPALQRLLADIQAAKVQIVVVYKVDRLTRSLADFAKIVDVFDAHGASFVSVTQQFNTTTSMGRLTLNMLLSFAQFEREIAGERIRDKIAASKAKGMWMGGNVPLGYDAKDRKLIVNEIEAETVRMIFRRYAELGSVRALGHELARLSVVSKRRDGAGGVLSGGNRLSRGALYTLLQNHLYRGEIAHQGNIYPGQHEPIIDAQVWRLVQEKLSANRHARVLGTNAEEPSLFARLIADGNGQRMTPTHAVKKGRRYRYYVSTSLVTGTRSDHAKGWRLPAGDVEGLVLDRLRAFFASERDVGDALSCFEFDASSLRSVLSKAMQLAEGWTSVPSIKVRELVRSVIETVEIHDDEVITSLKRREIASVFLGDTFSSPAITGPETFELRIEAKLRRAGKGIRLVVGGGIAKKPDGQMVALLRDAHATRDALMTGRDATIDAMAQRLGIKRDYLSAHMRVTYLAPDIVRALVSGQYPPELTPARLLSLCKDLPHDWQFQRAVLGFEAR
- a CDS encoding DUF2924 domain-containing protein — encoded protein: MASFAAIASKRNAVADVRCTPLDIGAELTKLERLTNFELRSEWRRLYGIQPPKSLSRGLLLRGITYKIQERALGGLSKSVLRRLSGAVPEAHQGVTRKAAPAIVKSGTRLVREWKGETHTVLVHADGAEWRGKHYRSLSVVAREITGAHWSGPRFFGLDRRPK
- a CDS encoding DUF3489 domain-containing protein, whose product is MTAIETRASANTKRATPSPSSQISKSKPQKKSSSTQPTTPSTAADDPLQSVRVTKHDRVLTLLSRREGATIPEMMAATDWQQHSVRGFLAGTVKKKLGFTLTSKKLNGEFRRYRIETKRGR